In Ananas comosus cultivar F153 linkage group 14, ASM154086v1, whole genome shotgun sequence, the genomic stretch CCATGTCCCTAACAGGTTTATACTACTAAAACATTCCAAGTAACAGTTGTTGAAGATCCTCCACCATAATATGTTCACCACCATATTACAGTGGAAGAGGTCAAGAAATTTTCTCCAGAGCATAAAAGCATGGTAAGCTTTTCTCTGTTTTTCACAAAATAATAAGAACTGCAGCTATTTTTTCCTATTGAAAAAGTTACATACCAAGGTGCAGCATCAATGTCCTCCTTTAGCATTAGTTTTGGTACAGAACTTGAGTCATCTAGTACAAACTCTGTCACATTTGAAGAGAACCAATTATTACTAGCAAATGTAATCCGGAATCATATGTATACAAGAGCAATAAACAAAATGAATTGAGCAATTTTCAGTGTGAGATAATACCATCATGCTCCTCTTGTTTGATCGCCATGGCATGAGAATCGAGGGGAGTAGAAGCATTCCAAACTTGTTTGTTGACCAGAGAGGGCTCCTGGGGATCCTTTTAGAATAAAATGATAGAGAGTATTTAGTAACCTCAacaattttacatatttatattataaaatcagAAACATAACAATTAAATACCTTATGCTTATCTGGTGCGAGGAAAATAGAATCACGAAATATAGGATATCGACCAACTTGATAAGGTATAGGTCCCAAGGGCAAAGCAGTTAATATTGGTGTTTCAACTGGGGCAACTGATGTATTATGATtcttaaaagataaatttaaagcTTCATCAAAACTTCTCTTCGTTGATGAACAGTTTGTATAATTGTTAATGCCTAGAAGAGCTTCTTCTATACCTCCCTGACCAGCTTCAGATGGGATTCTAGAAGCTTCATTGTCAGAATATCCGCTGGGAAAATTAACTTTCGTGAACTTTGAAATGCTTAACAAATTTCCGGTTGGCCTGATGCTGACTCTTCGAGAATTATCAAGAGCATCCTCTGAAACAGAAGTTTCTTGATTCCTTTTCAGAACCTGTGTATATGTTTGACACTAGAAATGTAAGAATGATAAAAATGAAGCAGCATGAAGAAGCACTAACTTTGAGCTTCAACCCCTAggttgaagaaaagaaaatcacaaaaatagGAAGACTGAATTATCTAATTTGCTTAGAGTcaatttcagaagaaaagtATGTCTCAACGTTAAAAATAATGGAGACAATATTTGCAATGAAGTAAAGGTTTGAAGTGGATTCAATCAGGGACTCAAGTAGGAGATGGTAGCTATATGCTTGTCCTGCTCATGCTGCATGATTATCAGTCGTGAATGATCAGAGATGTGGGTTGTGAATCATGATCTAACTACCACATAGCTGGCTTAAAGAAGTACCTTTGATGAGTGTGCTGGATGACGCATATTTGTTGTTTCTTCCTTAACCAGAGGCACACCACAAGGTGGTGTGGACTTATACCTGATACCACCAAAAGATGGAGACTGAGGTAAAGATCTTATGTATGATTTAGCCATTTCCGAAGGTGAACTGATTTGGCCTTCAAAATCCTGCAGGGAGCACAATAACTACTTGATTAACCTAGAAAAATAAGTGgcgtgtttttttttccttttctttttgagaggGAACATTCATAGGGTGATTCTCTATGGGaagttaaagaaaagaatacataaaataaaacattaaaaaggtactaaaaaatacaaaaagtgaGGAAATAGGAGAAGcagataagaaaaagaaatgaaagcTCAATTAACAATGTCTTGTCCAATAAGAAATAGGCATGTTTTGAAGTAAAATATTGCCTACAAATTAGAATATGAGGCTCTACATTTTTATCTGCTTGAAAAGATTCACCTTTGGAAACCAGTCTACTAAGATATCCCATTTAATTTGCTGGTAAGTTAGATAGACACTAGATGAATAGAAAAGACTTGTGAAAGTTGACAATCAGTGAACAATAATCATCCACAAGTGTAGCAACAGATTTCCAAAAGTGTGTCCAGGTTTagagaaacaaaaattaaacctcaatattaaaaagaaaagagaaaatatacGAGAAAAGCAAGAAGCACTTACAGCATGAAACATATCAGTATTCAGAGAACAGCGTGCATAATCCAAACGAGATTTTGGACTTGATGATGTTCTTTTCGCCTCTAACCATTTCTTTGCCTCCGTAACAGCTTTGTCGTGAAAATCGGGTGCAAGCTCCCGGTGAAAAAATGGCTCAGGAGAGAGAATATTTGGACTACCTGACGAATATGATATTCTTTTTGG encodes the following:
- the LOC109720841 gene encoding uncharacterized protein LOC109720841 isoform X2, whose product is MSSLFISLRSDHHEEKISGDEAAPPPPSAQSETGGWLSGLISGAGKLISSVIGPDYSSSSSLDSSDDDDDDDDDVDLDEDQVAAVSSKIHDEEDKIQGYPSEECDKLVKIIQSRVVDCGPSELGQIGVEKELSLIASGTDTAVPLAWYKGELPKRISYSSGSPNILSPEPFFHRELAPDFHDKAVTEAKKWLEAKRTSSSPKSRLDYARCSLNTDMFHADFEGQISSPSEMAKSYIRSLPQSPSFGGIRYKSTPPCGVPLVKEETTNMRHPAHSSKVLKRNQETSVSEDALDNSRRVSIRPTGNLLSISKFTKVNFPSGYSDNEASRIPSEAGQGGIEEALLGINNYTNCSSTKRSFDEALNLSFKNHNTSVAPVETPILTALPLGPIPYQVGRYPIFRDSIFLAPDKHKDPQEPSLVNKQVWNASTPLDSHAMAIKQEEHDEFVLDDSSSVPKLMLKEDIDAAPCSSPEQRTEHPVGYKRRRRCSAETTSCHQTNSCRGQLGNGAVLKENQQMLIEGQASTGRTRGRKAVARPGRGRGKMR
- the LOC109720841 gene encoding uncharacterized protein LOC109720841 isoform X1, with the translated sequence MSSLFISLRSDHHEEKISGDEAAPPPPSAQSETGGWLSGLISGAGKLISSVIGPDYSSSSSLDSSDDDDDDDDDVDLDEDQVAAVSSKIHDELISGGQDTRVPEVCMERSLAIVSEIESKYAIEQLLMQESFSREECDKLVKIIQSRVVDCGPSELGQIGVEKELSLIASGTDTAVPLAWYKGELPKRISYSSGSPNILSPEPFFHRELAPDFHDKAVTEAKKWLEAKRTSSSPKSRLDYARCSLNTDMFHADFEGQISSPSEMAKSYIRSLPQSPSFGGIRYKSTPPCGVPLVKEETTNMRHPAHSSKVLKRNQETSVSEDALDNSRRVSIRPTGNLLSISKFTKVNFPSGYSDNEASRIPSEAGQGGIEEALLGINNYTNCSSTKRSFDEALNLSFKNHNTSVAPVETPILTALPLGPIPYQVGRYPIFRDSIFLAPDKHKDPQEPSLVNKQVWNASTPLDSHAMAIKQEEHDEFVLDDSSSVPKLMLKEDIDAAPCSSPEQRTEHPVGYKRRRRCSAETTSCHQTNSCRGQLGNGAVLKENQQMLIEGQASTGRTRGRKAVARPGRGRGKMR
- the LOC109720841 gene encoding uncharacterized protein LOC109720841 isoform X3: MERSLAIVSEIESKYAIEQLLMQESFSREECDKLVKIIQSRVVDCGPSELGQIGVEKELSLIASGTDTAVPLAWYKGELPKRISYSSGSPNILSPEPFFHRELAPDFHDKAVTEAKKWLEAKRTSSSPKSRLDYARCSLNTDMFHADFEGQISSPSEMAKSYIRSLPQSPSFGGIRYKSTPPCGVPLVKEETTNMRHPAHSSKVLKRNQETSVSEDALDNSRRVSIRPTGNLLSISKFTKVNFPSGYSDNEASRIPSEAGQGGIEEALLGINNYTNCSSTKRSFDEALNLSFKNHNTSVAPVETPILTALPLGPIPYQVGRYPIFRDSIFLAPDKHKDPQEPSLVNKQVWNASTPLDSHAMAIKQEEHDEFVLDDSSSVPKLMLKEDIDAAPCSSPEQRTEHPVGYKRRRRCSAETTSCHQTNSCRGQLGNGAVLKENQQMLIEGQASTGRTRGRKAVARPGRGRGKMR